The DNA window AGCTGCCGCTGGTGCTGACCCAGCCCGATCGCCCCGCCGGACGCGGCCTGCAACTGCAACCCAGCGCCGTCAAGCAAGTGGCCGTGGCGCATGGCTTGCCGCTGCTGCAACCGCGTGGCCTGCGGCTGGACGGCCGCTGGCATGAAGATGCCGCAGCGGCACGCGAGGCGCTGCGGCAAGCTGCGCCGGACGTGCTGGTGGTTGCCGCCTATGGGCTGATCCTGCCGCAATGGGTGCTGGACCTGCCGCCACTGGGCTGCGTCAACATCCACGCCTCGCTGCTGCCGCGCTGGCGGGGGGCGGCGCCCATCCACCGCGCCATCGAAGCCGGCGACGTTGAGACCGGCATCAGCATCATGCGCATGGACGCGGGGCTGGATACCGGCCCGGTCTATCGCATGCAGGAAATGCCCATCGCCCCCGGCGACACCACCGCCAGCCTGCACGACAAGCTGGCGGCACTGGGCGGGCGCCTGCTGCTGCAAACCCTGGAGGACCTGCGTGCCGGGGTGGCCGATCCCACGGCCCAGCCCGCCGAGGACGCCACCTACGCAGCGAAAATCGACAAGCGTGAAGCGTGGCTGGACTGGTCGCTGCCGGCCGACGTCCTGGAGCGGCGCATCCGCGCCTTCCAGCCAGCACCGGGAACACAAACGCGTTGGGGCGATATGCCGCTGAAAGTCCACGCCGCCACAGTGGTGCCCGCGGCCTCGGCCGGGCATCGGCCCGGCACAGTGCTTGCTGTGCAGCCACAGGGCATCGACGTGGCTTGCGGCGCCGGTTGCCTGCGCCTCACAAGGCTGCAGAAACCTGGCGGCAAGCCGCTGGATGCGAGCATCGTCCTGCAGAGCGTCATGGTGCAAGCCGGCCAGGTCTTCGCGTCCGGCGCTCCGTAGGTCGCCCCCGCCTGACGAGCCCTTGAGCCTGAACCCCCGGCGGACTTGAACTTTCCGCCTGCGGCACAATCTACCGTTATGTTTCCAAACGTAAACGAGGTGAATGCCATGTTCAATCTGCTCAAGACCGCCATGCTGATGGCCGCCATCACGGCGCTGTTCATGGTGATCGGCTCCTTCATCGGCGGCAAACAAGGCATGATGCTGGCCCTGCTGTTCGCGCTGGGCATGAACTTTTTCAGCTACTGGTTTTCCGACAAGATAGTGCTGCGCATGTACAACGCGCAGGAAGTCGATGAGCACAGCGCGCCGCAGTTCTACCGCATGGTGCAGGATCTGGCGCAGCGGGCGCAACTGCCCATGCCGCGCGTCTACGTCATCAACGAAGACGCGCCCAACGCCTTCGCCACCGGGCGCAACCCGGAGCACGCCGCGGTGGCCGCCACCACCGGCATCATGCGCGTGCTCACCGAGCGCGAACTGCGCGGCGTGATGGCGCACGAGCTGACGCATGTGAAGCACCGCGACATTCTCATCTCCACCATCAGCGCGACCATGGCCGGCGCCATCTCCGCGCTCGCCAATTTCGCCCTGTTCTTCGGCGGGCGTGATGAAAATGGCCGCCCGGTGAACCCGATCGCGGGCATCGCCCTGGCCATCCTGGCGCCGCTGGCGGCGGGCTTGATCCAGATGGCCATCTCGCGCGCCCGCGAGTTCGAGGCCGACCGTGGCGGCGCCGAAATCTCGGGCGATCCCGAAGCGCTGGCCACAGCGCTGCAAAAAATCGAGGCCGTGGCGCGTGGCGTGCCGTTCCAGGCCGCCGAGTCGCATCCGGCAACCGCGCAGATGATGATTTTGAACCCGCTGCATGCTGGCGGCATCGGCAAGCTGTTCTCCACCCACCCGCCGACCGAGGAGCGTGTTGCAGCGCTGTTGCACATCGCGCAATCCATGCGCACCGGGCAATACCAGAGCCGCAGCGTCTGACCCGGCCCCGCCCAACGAAAAGCGACCCCGCCGGGTCGCTTTTCGTTGGGTCGCAAGTCCTGCGCGCCTCAGCGCCTGGCCACGAACAGGCCTTCCAGCGCGCTGTCGATGATGAGCCCGGCGGCGCTGTACAGCAGCGAGCCGATGATGGCGGCGCCGAAGCTGCGCACGACGAAACCATCGATCAACCCGGATGCGGCGTAAAACATCAGCGCATTGATGACGAAGAAAAACAGCCCGAGAGTGAGCACCGTGATGGGCAAGGTCAGGATGAACAGCACCGGACGCACCAGGGTGTTGAGCAAGCCGATGATGAACGCCGCCCACATGGCCGCGGCGAAGCCCGAGACCTGCACGCCGCTGTACAAATAAGCGACAGCCAGCAGGGCCGTGGCCGAGAGCAGCCACTTGACGATGAGCTTGAGCATGGGAATGGTCCTGGCGTGGGCGAAGTGTCGTGGACGCTTGGCGGTGGGAAAGGGCTCGGAGGAAACTCGGCTTGGGTGCGGCTGGCTTGGGGACGACTCAGCTGCGCTGCGGCGACCCAAGCCTAGCTGGCGCTGCCCATGCGCCGCGCCAGCTCCGCCGCCTTGCCGGTGTAGCTGGCCGGGGTGAGGGCAAGCAGGCGCGCCTTGTCGGCCTCCGGCAAGGGCAGGGTGGCGATGAACTCGCGCAGCAGTTCGCGCGTGATGGCCTTGCCGCGCGTCAGTTCCTTGAGCTGCTCGTAGGGGTTGGGCAGGCCGTGGCGACGCATCACGGTTTGCACCGGCTCGGCCAGCACTTCCCAGGCGGCGTCCAGGTCCGCGGACAATTGCTGCGGATTGGGTTCGAGCTTGTCCAGCCCGCGCTGCAGGCTGTCATAAGCCAGCAGGCCGTAGCCCAGCGCCACGCCCATATTGCGCAGCACGGTGGAGTCGGTCAGGTCACGCTGGAAGCGCGACACCGGCAGCTTGTCGCTCAGGTGGCGCAGCAGGGCGTTGGCCAGGCCCAGATTGCCTTCGGAGTTTTCGAAGTCGATGGGGTTGACCTTGTGCGGCATGGTGGACGAGCCAATCTCGCCCGCCTTCGTGCGCTGCTTGAAATAGCCCCAGGAGATATAGCCCCAGAGATCGCGGTTCAGGTCCAGCAGTACGGTGTTCAGGCGCGCCACGGCGTCGAACAACTCAGCCATGGCGTCGTGCGGCTCGATCTGGATGGTGTAGGGGTTGAAGCGCAGGTGAAGCTGCTGCTCCACCACCTGCCGCGCCAAGGCCTCCCAGTCCACGTCCGGATAGGCGGCCAGGTGGGCGTTGTAGTTGCCCACGGCACCGTTCATCTTCGCCGTGAGTTCCACCGCCGCCACCTGGACGATGGCGCGCTCGAGCCTTGCCGCGACGTTGGCCATCTCCTTGCCCAGCGTGGTGGGGCTGGCGGTTTGGCCGTGGGTGCGCGACAGCATGGACGCGTCGGCCAGGCCATGCGCCAGGCGCTTGAGGCGCACGAGCACCGCACGCACCGCCGGCAGCAGCACCTGTTCGCGCGCGCCGCTGAGCATGAGGCCATGCGCGGTGTTGTTGATGTCTTCGGAGGTGCAGGCGAAGTGCACGAACTCGCTGGACCTTGCCAACTCGGGCCAGGCGCTCAGCCGCTCCTTGATCCAGTATTCAACCGCCTTGACGTCGTGGTTGGTGACGCGCTCGATCGCCTTGATCGCCAGGGCGTCGGCTTCCGTGAAATCGACCGCGAGCTGACGCAAGGCCACCCGGGTGCCCGTGGTGATGACGGGCAATTCGGGCAGGCCGGCCTGCGACAGCGCGATCAACCATTCGATCTCAACCTGCACGCGACAGCGCATCAGCGCGCACTCGGACAGGTGCTGGCGCAAGGCGTCGACCTTGTTGGCGTAACGCCCGTCGAGCGGCGACAGGGCCATGAGCGGGCTCGGGTCCGCGGGGGAGTTGGAGGGCTTGGCGGTGTTCATCCGGGCATTGTAGAAAGCCCGGCTCCCGCAGTTCGAGCCACAGGCCGCGGACGCTCGGCCTGATTCCAGGCCGCTGCCGCGAGGGGTGGCGACTTACTTATACTGCGGCCTTAAATTCAAGCTCACCATGGTCATGAAACTCATCGGCTCGCGTACCAGCCCTTATGTGCGCAAAGTCCGCATCGTTCTCGCGGAAAAAAAGCTCGAATACAAGTTCGTCGAGGAAAACGTCTGGGATGCCGCCACGCGCATCCAGGACAGCAACCCGCTGGGCAAAGTGCCCTGCCTGGTGCTGGAAGACGGCAGCAGCATCTATGACTCGCGCGTCATCGTCGAGTACCTCGACACCCTGTCGCCCGTGGGCAAACTCATTCCCGGCACCGGGCGCGAGCGCGCCGAGGTTCGCACCTGGGAAGCCCTGGCCGACGGCGTGATGGATGCCGCCTCCGCCGCCCGTCTGGAGCGGACCTGGCCCGGCCGCACCGATGCCCAGCGCAGCCAGGCGTGGATCGACCGCCAGCTCGGCAAGGTGCGCGCCGCCATCAAGGCCATGTCCGCCGGCCTGGGCGACTCGCCCTGGATGTGCGGCAACCACCTGACCCTGGCCGACATCGCCATCGGCACCGCCCTGGCTTATGTCGATTTCCGCTGCCCCGACGTCAGCTGGAAACACGACGAACCCAAACTGGCCAAGCTGTTCGACAAACTCGCCCAGCGCGCCTCGTTTCAGGACACCGCGCCACCGCCGGCGTGAACGCGGCGCTTGCGTGACGGGCATGGGGCGCGCATGGCGTTCCACGCGCCCAGATCGGGGCGATTGCCTATGCCTTCTTTTGGAGAATGCCATCGCCGACTTGGCGGTGGGTGTCTGACCGGGCCGAGGCGCAAGACGAGCGTTCGCCGCTGGACCCTGACCGCTGGCGCCCAA is part of the Thiomonas sp. X19 genome and encodes:
- a CDS encoding glutathione S-transferase N-terminal domain-containing protein translates to MKLIGSRTSPYVRKVRIVLAEKKLEYKFVEENVWDAATRIQDSNPLGKVPCLVLEDGSSIYDSRVIVEYLDTLSPVGKLIPGTGRERAEVRTWEALADGVMDAASAARLERTWPGRTDAQRSQAWIDRQLGKVRAAIKAMSAGLGDSPWMCGNHLTLADIAIGTALAYVDFRCPDVSWKHDEPKLAKLFDKLAQRASFQDTAPPPA
- the fmt gene encoding methionyl-tRNA formyltransferase, with protein sequence MRVAFAGTPEFAAVALRDLLAAGFELPLVLTQPDRPAGRGLQLQPSAVKQVAVAHGLPLLQPRGLRLDGRWHEDAAAAREALRQAAPDVLVVAAYGLILPQWVLDLPPLGCVNIHASLLPRWRGAAPIHRAIEAGDVETGISIMRMDAGLDTGPVYRMQEMPIAPGDTTASLHDKLAALGGRLLLQTLEDLRAGVADPTAQPAEDATYAAKIDKREAWLDWSLPADVLERRIRAFQPAPGTQTRWGDMPLKVHAATVVPAASAGHRPGTVLAVQPQGIDVACGAGCLRLTRLQKPGGKPLDASIVLQSVMVQAGQVFASGAP
- a CDS encoding phage holin family protein produces the protein MLKLIVKWLLSATALLAVAYLYSGVQVSGFAAAMWAAFIIGLLNTLVRPVLFILTLPITVLTLGLFFFVINALMFYAASGLIDGFVVRSFGAAIIGSLLYSAAGLIIDSALEGLFVARR
- the htpX gene encoding zinc metalloprotease HtpX, with the protein product MFNLLKTAMLMAAITALFMVIGSFIGGKQGMMLALLFALGMNFFSYWFSDKIVLRMYNAQEVDEHSAPQFYRMVQDLAQRAQLPMPRVYVINEDAPNAFATGRNPEHAAVAATTGIMRVLTERELRGVMAHELTHVKHRDILISTISATMAGAISALANFALFFGGRDENGRPVNPIAGIALAILAPLAAGLIQMAISRAREFEADRGGAEISGDPEALATALQKIEAVARGVPFQAAESHPATAQMMILNPLHAGGIGKLFSTHPPTEERVAALLHIAQSMRTGQYQSRSV
- the purB gene encoding adenylosuccinate lyase; this translates as MNTAKPSNSPADPSPLMALSPLDGRYANKVDALRQHLSECALMRCRVQVEIEWLIALSQAGLPELPVITTGTRVALRQLAVDFTEADALAIKAIERVTNHDVKAVEYWIKERLSAWPELARSSEFVHFACTSEDINNTAHGLMLSGAREQVLLPAVRAVLVRLKRLAHGLADASMLSRTHGQTASPTTLGKEMANVAARLERAIVQVAAVELTAKMNGAVGNYNAHLAAYPDVDWEALARQVVEQQLHLRFNPYTIQIEPHDAMAELFDAVARLNTVLLDLNRDLWGYISWGYFKQRTKAGEIGSSTMPHKVNPIDFENSEGNLGLANALLRHLSDKLPVSRFQRDLTDSTVLRNMGVALGYGLLAYDSLQRGLDKLEPNPQQLSADLDAAWEVLAEPVQTVMRRHGLPNPYEQLKELTRGKAITRELLREFIATLPLPEADKARLLALTPASYTGKAAELARRMGSAS